One genomic window of Trichlorobacter lovleyi includes the following:
- a CDS encoding Txe/YoeB family addiction module toxin gives MMIKFSTAAWEDYLYWQTTDKAMLKRINQLIRDIQREPFAGIGKPEPLKHQLAGFWSRRIDSCHRLVYAVEGDTLLIAQCRDHY, from the coding sequence ATGATGATTAAATTCTCAACCGCAGCATGGGAGGACTACCTCTACTGGCAGACAACCGACAAGGCGATGCTGAAACGGATCAATCAACTTATCCGTGATATCCAGCGAGAACCGTTTGCCGGTATCGGCAAGCCGGAGCCGCTCAAGCATCAGTTGGCCGGTTTCTGGTCACGCAGAATAGACAGCTGCCACCGCTTGGTCTATGCGGTTGAAGGTGATACGCTCCTGATTGCTCAATGTAGGGATCATTATTGA
- a CDS encoding DUF1566 domain-containing protein — protein MQAGVPWPSSRFTDNGNQTITDTMTGLTWVSNPNLMSTRDPSFDNDSTPQDGRVYWQHALDYVAKLNTEKYLGFSDWRLPNVVELLSLDNTSLYRSYYYWSSNTDPLDSSNAIYISMSVGTPTSVTKIDPAHFFVLPVRGQADSTTSAALRKTGQTTKYAAGDDGDLQAGVAWPTPRFVENGDGTVTDKLTGLIWLQYANCFGNMDWYNALTTANTLASGACGLSDGSTAGQWRLPNVKELESLVDFQQQAPPVPVDSPFLFSNLQAVYWSSTVYQVYPAVDQQYLYTISPTGFKWFARSDSLLAAWPVRGGQMKLTTTLAGTGSGTITGSPVSASCSSGSCTSLHDQGTVVTLTATPNAGSLFVGWSGACTGSGTCSVTVDAAKTVTATFDQAAKLTVGIFGKGTVTSNPSGISCSTGTCFAYFPKNSSVVLYHTEAYGYTFSAWTSICPGTGDCTVNLTGNLYIPATFAAQDNVRRNLLTTPYGTLTTAYEAAVTSDVLKAKTMTFLESLSLGRDISVVLQGGYDPAFGTPSDFTSVEGGLTIAAGSVTLDRIIIK, from the coding sequence GTGCAAGCTGGAGTACCTTGGCCATCTTCACGGTTTACCGATAATGGCAACCAGACAATAACCGATACTATGACCGGTCTGACCTGGGTATCAAACCCGAACCTGATGAGTACCAGAGACCCGTCCTTTGACAATGACAGTACCCCGCAAGACGGGAGAGTCTACTGGCAGCATGCCCTTGATTATGTTGCCAAGCTGAACACAGAAAAATACTTGGGGTTCAGTGACTGGCGTTTGCCAAATGTTGTTGAACTGCTTAGTCTCGATAATACATCCTTATACAGATCGTACTACTATTGGAGTTCAAACACTGATCCGTTGGATAGCAGTAATGCTATTTATATTTCTATGAGCGTTGGTACTCCAACTTCTGTTACAAAAATTGATCCTGCTCATTTCTTTGTGCTGCCGGTTCGTGGTCAGGCTGACTCTACAACTTCGGCAGCATTACGTAAGACCGGACAGACAACGAAGTATGCAGCAGGTGACGATGGAGATCTGCAAGCTGGTGTTGCCTGGCCAACACCACGTTTTGTTGAAAATGGCGATGGCACGGTTACCGACAAACTAACCGGATTGATCTGGCTGCAGTACGCCAACTGCTTTGGCAATATGGACTGGTATAACGCTCTTACTACTGCCAATACTCTGGCAAGTGGTGCCTGTGGTTTGAGCGATGGTTCCACGGCCGGGCAATGGCGATTACCTAACGTCAAAGAACTTGAAAGCTTGGTTGATTTTCAGCAGCAAGCTCCGCCAGTGCCTGTTGATAGCCCGTTCTTATTTTCTAATTTACAGGCGGTCTATTGGAGCTCAACTGTTTACCAGGTGTATCCTGCTGTAGATCAGCAGTACCTCTATACAATCTCGCCAACCGGATTTAAGTGGTTTGCTCGATCCGATTCTCTATTGGCCGCTTGGCCAGTCCGCGGTGGTCAGATGAAACTGACCACGACGCTTGCCGGTACCGGAAGTGGCACGATAACCGGCAGCCCGGTCAGTGCAAGTTGCAGCAGCGGCAGTTGCACCTCCTTACATGATCAAGGAACGGTAGTCACCCTTACCGCAACGCCTAATGCCGGTTCTTTATTTGTGGGTTGGTCCGGCGCCTGTACCGGTTCAGGCACCTGCTCTGTAACGGTTGATGCAGCAAAAACCGTTACCGCCACCTTTGATCAGGCAGCTAAACTGACGGTCGGCATCTTCGGCAAGGGCACGGTTACCAGTAACCCCAGCGGCATATCCTGCTCTACCGGCACCTGTTTTGCTTATTTCCCCAAAAACAGCAGTGTCGTCCTCTACCACACAGAAGCCTATGGGTATACTTTTTCTGCCTGGACAAGCATCTGCCCCGGCACCGGAGACTGCACCGTCAACCTGACCGGCAACCTGTATATTCCGGCGACCTTTGCAGCACAGGACAACGTGCGCAGAAACCTTCTGACCACCCCCTACGGCACACTGACTACCGCCTACGAGGCTGCTGTTACTAGTGATGTCTTAAAGGCAAAGACCATGACCTTTCTTGAGAGCCTTTCGTTGGGAAGGGATATAAGTGTTGTGCTGCAAGGTGGATACGACCCTGCCTTCGGCACACCCAGCGATTTCACCTCTGTGGAGGGAGGACTGACCATTGCTGCCGGTAGCGTGACGCTGGATCGTATTATTATTAAATAG
- a CDS encoding DUF1643 domain-containing protein: MSNFATAIIGSAAPLPSKTIDPLIAERTVFNDDRTHRFTLFRYWSNPEDYACGISMNPSGAAEDVSDPTVDGMVRRAQEHWGVGAYYQLNVMSVRGTYSSDLTKTSVVNLPENDEWIRRVAARARIVVVSWGNPGHKSGRGVAVEKILREVCDPTKIFCFGKNKNGSPAHPLYQRIDAPLVPYFEEFCDSHVRIK, encoded by the coding sequence ATGTCCAACTTTGCTACCGCTATAATCGGATCAGCTGCCCCGCTTCCCTCAAAAACGATTGATCCACTTATCGCTGAACGCACCGTTTTTAACGACGACCGAACTCACCGGTTTACGCTCTTTCGTTACTGGAGCAACCCAGAGGACTACGCGTGTGGAATCAGCATGAATCCCTCAGGTGCGGCAGAAGACGTGAGCGATCCGACTGTTGACGGTATGGTTCGCCGGGCACAGGAGCACTGGGGTGTTGGTGCATATTATCAGCTTAACGTTATGTCTGTTCGAGGTACCTATTCGTCAGACCTTACTAAAACTTCTGTGGTCAATCTTCCTGAGAACGATGAATGGATTCGGCGGGTCGCTGCAAGAGCACGAATCGTTGTAGTGAGCTGGGGGAATCCTGGTCACAAGTCAGGCCGTGGAGTTGCAGTGGAAAAGATTTTACGTGAAGTGTGTGATCCAACGAAAATATTTTGCTTTGGTAAGAACAAGAATGGGTCTCCAGCCCATCCTCTCTATCAACGGATTGACGCACCATTGGTCCCCTACTTTGAGGAATTTTGTGACAGCCATGTCAGGATTAAATGA
- a CDS encoding HipA domain-containing protein, which produces MSESLLVCLNRTTLGQLGFDGATDQYSLTYDQSWQDNGGYSISPHLPLETVPSEALKRFLANLLPEGRWLDELSLTQQISKANIFGLINAIGSETTGALTFQHSTRPAEQQAYFREISTAELTERISLRADRSIAIWDNKPRLSVAGVQDKLPVLIMPDGTIGFGEGALASTHILKFGTKPDLHLVINEYICMELARRIKLPVATVQLLRLGEPVLAVQRFDRTWTQQGTVDRLHLIDGCQMLDLPPIYKYERPFGKGGHAAVIRSGASLAQLFAACNRCRVPAAALRDLLQWVLFNLLIGNSDAHAKNISWFVGPNGIRIAPAYDLLCLDSYAGQYDRDLALAVGDTFDPEEIQPFQLAEMCEACKLPQRQVARTLATLCRSMLQQLDNFALTVDLANDEQAFSTALLAHLRKNAEKYLMFAAELPNVVL; this is translated from the coding sequence ATGAGCGAGAGCCTGTTGGTCTGTTTGAACCGCACGACATTAGGTCAGTTGGGCTTTGATGGCGCAACAGATCAGTATTCCCTTACCTATGACCAGAGCTGGCAGGACAACGGCGGTTACAGCATCTCTCCCCACCTGCCACTTGAAACCGTACCATCCGAGGCACTGAAACGCTTTCTTGCCAACCTGCTGCCGGAAGGGCGCTGGCTGGATGAACTTTCACTTACCCAGCAGATCTCCAAAGCCAATATCTTTGGCCTGATCAACGCCATTGGTAGCGAAACCACTGGCGCTCTCACCTTTCAGCACAGTACCCGGCCAGCAGAGCAACAGGCCTACTTTCGGGAGATTTCGACTGCTGAACTGACAGAACGGATCAGCCTACGGGCAGATCGCTCCATTGCCATCTGGGATAACAAGCCGCGCCTGTCAGTAGCCGGTGTACAGGACAAACTGCCGGTGCTGATCATGCCGGATGGCACAATCGGCTTTGGTGAGGGGGCACTGGCCTCCACCCATATCCTCAAGTTCGGTACCAAACCGGATCTGCACCTGGTTATCAATGAATATATCTGCATGGAGCTGGCTCGCAGGATAAAGTTGCCGGTTGCAACGGTGCAGCTGCTCCGGCTTGGTGAACCGGTGCTGGCTGTGCAACGCTTTGACCGCACATGGACCCAGCAGGGGACGGTAGACCGCCTGCATCTGATTGATGGCTGCCAGATGCTTGACCTGCCGCCGATCTATAAATACGAACGTCCCTTTGGCAAAGGTGGCCATGCCGCTGTGATCCGCTCCGGCGCCAGCCTAGCGCAGCTCTTTGCAGCCTGCAACCGCTGCCGGGTACCTGCTGCAGCCCTGCGCGACCTGCTGCAGTGGGTGCTGTTCAATCTGCTGATCGGTAACAGTGATGCCCATGCCAAGAATATCTCTTGGTTTGTTGGGCCAAACGGTATCCGTATCGCCCCGGCCTATGATCTGCTCTGCCTGGACAGCTACGCTGGCCAGTACGACCGTGATCTGGCACTGGCAGTGGGTGATACCTTTGATCCTGAAGAAATACAGCCATTTCAACTGGCCGAGATGTGTGAAGCCTGCAAACTGCCGCAACGCCAGGTGGCGCGCACCTTGGCCACGCTCTGCCGTAGCATGCTGCAACAGCTTGATAATTTTGCGTTAACGGTTGATCTGGCCAATGATGAGCAGGCCTTTAGCACTGCCCTGCTGGCGCACCTGCGGAAGAATGCAGAGAAATATCTGATGTTTGCAGCTGAGCTGCCCAACGTGGTGCTGTAG
- a CDS encoding helix-turn-helix domain-containing protein, translating into MAKTVTPLPIPVAQTMADADTLGRFIRAARTQSGMGIHEAAAFCGVSVSTMSSLERAKGDVRLSSILQVCRMLGITLSISAGDSQ; encoded by the coding sequence ATGGCTAAGACTGTCACCCCGTTGCCGATACCGGTTGCCCAGACCATGGCTGATGCCGATACCCTGGGCCGGTTTATCCGTGCTGCCAGAACCCAGAGTGGCATGGGTATTCACGAAGCTGCTGCCTTTTGTGGTGTTTCGGTCAGCACCATGAGCAGTCTGGAACGTGCCAAAGGTGATGTCCGCCTCAGCAGCATCCTGCAGGTCTGCCGTATGCTGGGGATCACGCTCAGCATTTCAGCCGGAGACAGCCAATGA
- a CDS encoding cobyric acid synthase, which translates to MTDQSRQPVRHSHGGNLRGLSALSGLPQSELLDFSANINPLGPPDWLRPLIESRISDLIHYPDPDATELVQALASLHGLNIDQVLVGNGATELLHLLPRALGCSSLLLPVPSYADYEEPARLSGLAIEQFFLSPDTGFALDPTGLVPLLKPAQLVLLGQPNNPTGRTFDAEALRAIALQHPATLFVVDESFIGFTDASQSLQQNRPENILILTSLTKLYAIPGLRLGYLTGAAGHIRQLKNYLPNWTVNSLAQAVGVRAVQDAEYLQHSRSFVTKQRESLVTLLSSLSGLTVYPGEANFLLLRLDHPNMDAGLLAELSLQQGIALRVCSNFSGLDQRYFRLAVRTEAEQQRLYGVLQNILAPSRPRSVRRQTPAIMFQGTGSNAGKSILTAALCRILKQDGHDVAPFKAQNMSLNSFVTRQGGEMGRAQVLQAQACRLNPDVRMNPVLLKPNSETGSQVILCGTAVGNTDFKSYAEQREKVWATVKCCYDELAQEHQLMVLEGAGSPAEVNLKANDIVNMRMAQYAGAPVLLVGDIDRGGVFASFVGTMEVLSEAERAMVAGFVINRFRGDASLLGDALAYTRFHTNRPVLGTIPYLRNLGLPEEDSVSFKQGLLPVGAKDSQLLDIAVLDLPHISNFTDLDPLGLEPDVGLRIVRSAADLGRPDLLILPGSKNTLADLAWLQQTGLAAAIINLAQEGQCEIIGICGGFQLLGEQISDPHAIESGAGQQQGLGLLAINTVMAEEKTTLQTRCHHLPSGCELTGYEIHHGITSGEQLQPLISSSDGSLLGAGSVNGLIWGSYLHGIFDADPFRRWLLDRLRQRKGWQADGLIRACYDLEPALDRLADAVRNSLDMQEIYRLLRL; encoded by the coding sequence ATGACAGACCAGAGCCGGCAGCCGGTACGACATAGCCATGGTGGCAATCTGCGCGGCCTGAGCGCCCTGTCAGGGCTTCCACAATCAGAACTGCTCGATTTTTCAGCCAATATCAACCCGCTGGGGCCGCCGGACTGGTTGCGTCCCCTGATCGAAAGCCGGATCAGTGACCTGATCCATTACCCTGACCCGGATGCCACCGAGCTGGTGCAGGCCCTGGCCAGCCTGCACGGCCTAAACATTGATCAGGTCCTGGTGGGTAACGGTGCCACCGAACTGCTGCACCTGCTTCCCCGGGCGCTGGGCTGTTCTTCGCTGCTGCTGCCGGTACCCAGCTATGCCGATTATGAGGAACCGGCCAGACTCTCCGGCCTGGCCATCGAACAGTTTTTTCTCTCTCCTGATACCGGTTTTGCGCTTGATCCAACCGGCCTTGTACCGCTCCTGAAGCCAGCCCAGCTGGTGCTGTTGGGTCAGCCCAATAATCCCACCGGGCGCACCTTTGATGCTGAAGCCCTGCGTGCAATCGCCTTGCAACATCCGGCCACCCTGTTTGTGGTGGATGAGTCGTTCATTGGCTTTACCGATGCCAGCCAAAGCCTGCAGCAGAACCGTCCTGAAAATATCCTGATCCTCACCTCATTGACCAAGCTGTATGCCATCCCCGGCCTGCGTCTGGGCTACCTGACCGGCGCTGCAGGGCATATCCGGCAACTTAAAAACTATCTGCCCAACTGGACCGTTAACAGCCTGGCCCAGGCCGTGGGGGTACGGGCGGTGCAGGATGCAGAGTACCTGCAGCACAGCCGCAGCTTTGTGACCAAACAGCGTGAATCGCTTGTAACGCTGCTGTCCAGTCTGTCGGGCCTGACGGTCTACCCCGGTGAGGCCAACTTCCTGCTGCTACGGCTGGACCACCCCAACATGGATGCAGGCCTGCTTGCCGAACTGAGCCTGCAGCAGGGGATTGCCCTGCGGGTCTGCAGTAATTTCAGCGGCCTTGATCAGCGTTACTTCCGTCTGGCAGTACGGACCGAAGCGGAACAGCAGCGGCTGTACGGCGTGTTGCAGAATATTCTGGCACCATCCCGGCCGCGGAGCGTCAGGCGTCAAACCCCGGCGATCATGTTTCAGGGCACCGGTTCCAATGCCGGCAAGAGCATCCTGACCGCTGCGCTCTGCAGGATTCTGAAACAGGATGGTCATGACGTGGCGCCGTTCAAGGCCCAGAACATGTCGCTCAACTCCTTTGTGACCCGCCAGGGGGGCGAGATGGGACGGGCCCAGGTGCTGCAGGCCCAGGCCTGCCGGCTCAACCCGGACGTGCGGATGAATCCGGTGCTGCTGAAACCGAACAGCGAGACCGGTTCCCAGGTGATCCTCTGCGGCACTGCAGTGGGAAACACTGATTTTAAGAGCTATGCCGAACAGCGGGAAAAGGTCTGGGCTACGGTCAAGTGCTGCTATGACGAGCTGGCACAGGAACATCAGCTGATGGTGCTGGAGGGAGCGGGCAGTCCGGCTGAGGTCAACCTGAAGGCCAATGATATCGTCAATATGCGGATGGCGCAGTATGCCGGGGCACCGGTGCTGCTGGTGGGTGATATTGACCGGGGTGGCGTGTTTGCCTCCTTTGTGGGTACCATGGAGGTCCTAAGCGAGGCTGAGCGTGCCATGGTGGCCGGATTCGTGATCAACCGCTTCCGGGGCGATGCCTCCCTGTTGGGGGATGCCCTGGCCTACACCCGCTTCCATACCAACAGGCCGGTGCTGGGCACAATTCCCTATCTACGCAATCTGGGGTTGCCGGAGGAGGATTCGGTCTCCTTCAAGCAGGGCTTGCTGCCGGTTGGGGCAAAGGATAGCCAACTGCTTGATATTGCGGTGCTGGATCTGCCCCATATCTCCAACTTTACCGACCTTGATCCACTGGGGCTGGAGCCGGATGTGGGCCTGCGGATCGTCCGCTCAGCAGCTGACCTGGGCCGGCCTGATCTCCTGATCCTGCCTGGCAGCAAGAACACCCTGGCTGACCTGGCCTGGTTGCAACAGACCGGACTGGCAGCGGCAATTATCAATCTCGCACAGGAGGGACAGTGCGAGATCATCGGCATCTGCGGTGGTTTTCAGTTGCTGGGCGAGCAGATCAGCGACCCCCACGCCATTGAGTCCGGGGCTGGGCAACAACAAGGATTGGGGCTGCTGGCGATCAATACGGTCATGGCTGAAGAAAAAACCACCCTGCAGACCCGCTGCCATCACCTCCCTTCCGGCTGTGAACTGACCGGGTATGAGATCCACCACGGCATTACCAGTGGAGAACAGCTCCAGCCATTGATCAGCAGCTCGGATGGCAGCCTACTTGGCGCAGGCAGTGTCAACGGCCTGATCTGGGGCAGCTACCTGCATGGGATCTTTGATGCAGACCCATTCCGGCGCTGGCTGCTTGACCGGCTGCGGCAGCGCAAAGGCTGGCAGGCAGATGGGCTGATCCGGGCCTGCTATGATCTGGAACCGGCCCTGGACCGTTTGGCTGATGCGGTGCGTAACAGCCTGGATATGCAGGAAATCTATCGGTTGTTGCGGTTGTGA
- a CDS encoding response regulator yields the protein MARPANILVVDDSRANSSMLVEILEAQGYLVSVTASAEEAIPLFSAQDFDLVLTGLMLSGMSCFNMMKVFRRHKPEIDVIILSSNDSGFNIIKALRLGAYDYIVMPLDDESVLYNVIEKALEKQELLRKKAHLLSELTRKNNVLQETLEMMKSANQISAALMSTFSVPDIMKKLVELVTEHLQARRGYILLLDKAGSTLQAKVATGLDPLYSQQYSLPLGKGISGRVAVDGKPLIICDITDEGFMDDVREEDPDGVMLASPSILSVPLLVQDRIAGVLTISGGVRGEPFHNDHLEFLAMLSRYATIALANAGVVYNLKKQLAAAA from the coding sequence ATGGCACGGCCGGCAAATATCCTGGTTGTAGACGATTCACGGGCAAACAGCAGCATGCTGGTTGAAATCCTTGAGGCCCAGGGCTATCTGGTCTCCGTTACCGCATCGGCTGAAGAGGCGATTCCGCTTTTCAGCGCACAGGATTTTGACCTGGTTCTGACCGGTCTGATGCTTTCCGGTATGAGTTGTTTCAATATGATGAAGGTCTTCAGGCGCCACAAGCCGGAGATTGACGTCATCATCCTCAGCTCCAACGACTCAGGTTTCAATATCATCAAGGCGCTTCGTCTCGGTGCCTATGACTATATCGTCATGCCGCTGGATGACGAGAGCGTACTGTACAATGTGATTGAAAAGGCTTTGGAAAAACAGGAACTGCTACGCAAGAAGGCGCACCTGTTGAGTGAACTGACCAGAAAAAACAATGTCTTGCAGGAAACGCTGGAAATGATGAAATCAGCCAACCAGATCAGTGCGGCGCTTATGTCAACCTTCAGTGTGCCGGATATCATGAAAAAACTGGTGGAGCTTGTCACCGAGCATCTGCAGGCGCGTCGCGGCTACATACTGCTGCTGGACAAGGCCGGGAGTACCCTGCAGGCAAAGGTGGCCACCGGATTAGACCCGCTGTACTCCCAACAGTACAGCCTGCCCTTGGGCAAGGGGATCTCCGGCAGGGTTGCCGTAGACGGCAAACCGCTGATTATCTGCGATATTACTGACGAAGGCTTTATGGATGATGTCAGGGAGGAAGATCCTGACGGTGTTATGCTGGCCAGCCCCAGCATCCTTTCGGTCCCGTTGCTGGTGCAGGATCGGATTGCCGGAGTGTTAACCATTTCAGGCGGTGTCAGGGGAGAACCGTTCCACAACGACCATCTGGAATTCCTTGCCATGCTGTCCCGTTACGCAACCATCGCACTGGCCAATGCCGGCGTGGTGTACAATCTGAAAAAACAGCTTGCCGCAGCGGCATAA
- a CDS encoding zinc-dependent alcohol dehydrogenase, translating into MVQPLPATMQAVSVREIGSFQFERRPVPQPGPGEALLRVTVTGLCRTDLKIIQVGHRDLVLPCVPGEEVVGQVVALGPEADAALLNQRFYVYPGEWCGHCPACRAGAENLCRSMRIMGFHRDGGFAGYVIAPLKSLIPLPEGLSDEQAVFAEPLSCCLNALELARLAPFENIAIWGGGPAGQLLARAASAYEALPTVIEPDPQRREPAKGVAEAPDQLFDVCVVAVGNNDAYQQALARLAPRGRLVVFSGLSKETPVIATDFNQLHYLEQTVVGAYGCCYRHGRQAIALLQSGRLHVNDLISHRMPLSRLAEALELVANRQCMKIHLYPEDGKK; encoded by the coding sequence ATGGTCCAACCGTTACCCGCCACCATGCAGGCGGTCTCCGTGCGCGAGATCGGCTCATTTCAGTTTGAACGCCGTCCGGTTCCCCAACCGGGACCGGGCGAGGCGCTCTTGCGCGTCACCGTCACCGGTCTCTGCCGCACCGACCTGAAGATCATCCAGGTCGGACATCGCGATCTGGTACTGCCCTGTGTCCCCGGTGAAGAGGTGGTGGGCCAGGTGGTGGCCCTTGGACCAGAGGCTGATGCAGCTCTTTTAAACCAGAGATTCTACGTCTACCCCGGTGAATGGTGCGGCCACTGTCCGGCCTGCCGCGCTGGGGCTGAAAACCTCTGCCGTTCGATGCGGATCATGGGCTTCCACCGCGATGGCGGTTTTGCCGGCTACGTGATTGCACCGCTCAAGAGCCTGATTCCGTTGCCGGAAGGATTGAGCGATGAACAGGCGGTCTTTGCCGAGCCGCTCTCCTGCTGTCTGAACGCCCTGGAACTGGCCCGCCTGGCCCCCTTTGAGAACATTGCCATCTGGGGCGGCGGTCCGGCAGGGCAACTGCTGGCCCGCGCTGCATCGGCCTATGAGGCCCTGCCCACCGTGATTGAGCCTGATCCGCAACGAAGAGAACCGGCCAAGGGTGTCGCTGAGGCGCCTGACCAGCTGTTCGATGTCTGCGTGGTGGCGGTCGGCAATAACGATGCCTATCAACAGGCCCTGGCCCGCCTGGCTCCCCGTGGCAGGCTGGTGGTCTTTTCCGGCCTCTCCAAGGAAACCCCTGTTATCGCAACTGATTTCAACCAACTACACTATCTGGAACAGACGGTGGTGGGGGCCTATGGCTGCTGTTACCGCCACGGCCGGCAGGCCATCGCCCTGCTGCAGTCCGGCAGGCTTCATGTCAACGATCTGATCAGCCATCGGATGCCGCTGTCCCGCCTGGCTGAAGCCCTTGAGCTGGTGGCCAACCGGCAGTGCATGAAGATTCACCTCTACCCGGAGGACGGCAAAAAATGA
- the trpD gene encoding anthranilate phosphoribosyltransferase, giving the protein MTPEQFGAQIQLLIEKQDLTQEQSYLLFRELMLDQQSPLQQGALLAALTAKGETVDEIAGAWQAIDEFDTVHPEGLPDGLFENSGTGMDGFKTFNVSSAAAIVGAANGVNMARHGARAITSRCGTVDIMEAMGIDVDCPVTRVADSIRQAGIGLFNGMSPAVHPGGLGRILSQIRFGSTLNIAASLANPARPRQALRGVYSRRMVPATAAVMAKIGYQHGMVVYGSDAASGLGMDELSICGPSTICRFDGEQREEYDIVPEELGLACRRGSEIAACNLREDEIRRFMQVIAGTGRFKACEDFVSLNAGALLWTAGKASDLKQGITMARETLASGAALSKLQQWVTCQNRNAETGLERFEQVKKVACNA; this is encoded by the coding sequence ATGACTCCTGAACAGTTTGGCGCACAGATTCAGCTGCTGATTGAGAAACAGGATCTGACACAGGAGCAGAGCTATCTGCTGTTCCGTGAACTGATGCTGGATCAGCAAAGTCCGCTGCAGCAGGGGGCCTTGCTGGCGGCCCTGACCGCCAAGGGCGAAACCGTTGACGAGATCGCCGGGGCCTGGCAGGCCATTGATGAGTTTGATACGGTCCACCCGGAAGGTCTGCCGGACGGGCTGTTTGAGAACTCCGGCACCGGCATGGACGGCTTCAAGACCTTCAACGTCAGCAGTGCCGCTGCCATTGTCGGGGCAGCCAACGGCGTGAACATGGCCCGTCACGGCGCCCGGGCCATTACCTCCCGTTGCGGCACCGTGGATATCATGGAGGCGATGGGGATTGATGTAGACTGCCCGGTCACCCGGGTGGCCGACAGCATCCGTCAGGCCGGGATCGGCCTGTTTAACGGCATGTCCCCCGCAGTCCACCCCGGTGGCCTGGGCCGCATCCTCTCCCAGATCCGCTTTGGTTCCACCCTTAACATTGCAGCATCACTGGCTAATCCTGCCCGCCCCCGCCAGGCGCTACGGGGGGTCTACAGCCGCCGGATGGTGCCGGCCACCGCAGCGGTCATGGCAAAAATCGGCTACCAGCATGGCATGGTGGTGTACGGCAGTGATGCCGCAAGCGGCCTGGGGATGGATGAGCTGTCAATCTGCGGCCCTTCAACCATCTGCCGCTTTGACGGAGAGCAACGGGAAGAATACGACATTGTCCCGGAAGAGCTGGGGCTGGCCTGCCGCCGTGGAAGCGAGATTGCCGCCTGCAACTTACGGGAGGATGAGATCCGGCGCTTCATGCAGGTCATTGCCGGTACCGGTCGTTTCAAGGCCTGTGAAGATTTTGTCAGTCTGAATGCCGGTGCGCTGCTCTGGACCGCAGGCAAGGCATCTGATCTGAAGCAGGGGATAACCATGGCACGGGAAACTCTGGCTAGCGGGGCAGCCCTGAGCAAACTGCAGCAGTGGGTAACCTGTCAGAACCGTAATGCAGAGACCGGCCTGGAACGGTTTGAACAGGTAAAAAAGGTGGCCTGTAATGCGTAA
- a CDS encoding adenosylcobinamide amidohydrolase, whose translation MRKITLIAVTICLFLATPLCAANLTLPPELGATAQVLKTEQDGLWEKSLIVQLPARRHLLSTSDGIINGLGAINHAAHPLLWKKLSVELATKLQCGGKTYEQQRKAMIANKLRLQPADLTLVGTAADMDNLAVVTKQFQPFTVTALVTAGAKSNALRAGVDEGTNIEPADPPAGTINIIVLTNARLSDGALARAVVTITEAKTAALEDLKVPSSYTKGVQATGTGTDSVIVVSGSSGPRVTYSGGHSRIGELIAKAVHQAVLEALEKQNGFKQK comes from the coding sequence ATGCGTAAAATCACTTTGATAGCAGTAACAATCTGCCTGTTTCTGGCAACACCGCTGTGTGCAGCCAACCTGACCTTGCCGCCTGAGCTTGGCGCAACCGCCCAGGTACTGAAGACCGAACAAGACGGCCTCTGGGAAAAGAGCCTGATCGTGCAGCTGCCTGCACGCCGCCATCTCCTCTCCACCAGCGACGGCATCATCAACGGCCTGGGGGCGATCAACCATGCCGCCCACCCGCTGCTCTGGAAGAAGCTGTCAGTCGAGCTGGCCACCAAGTTGCAGTGCGGCGGCAAGACCTATGAGCAACAGCGCAAGGCAATGATCGCTAACAAGCTGCGGCTGCAGCCCGCTGACCTGACCCTGGTGGGCACGGCAGCAGACATGGACAACCTGGCCGTGGTAACCAAGCAGTTTCAGCCCTTTACGGTGACTGCCCTGGTCACTGCCGGGGCCAAAAGCAACGCCCTGCGGGCCGGGGTTGATGAGGGGACCAACATTGAACCGGCTGATCCGCCCGCCGGGACCATCAACATCATTGTCCTGACCAATGCGCGCCTGAGCGACGGAGCCCTGGCCCGGGCCGTGGTCACCATCACCGAGGCCAAGACCGCAGCGTTGGAGGACCTGAAAGTCCCCAGCAGCTACACCAAAGGGGTCCAGGCCACCGGCACCGGCACCGACAGCGTGATCGTCGTGTCCGGCAGCAGCGGCCCCAGGGTTACCTACAGCGGCGGCCACAGCCGGATCGGCGAGCTGATCGCCAAGGCGGTCCATCAGGCGGTGCTGGAGGCATTGGAAAAGCAGAACGGATTTAAACAGAAGTAA